In Candidatus Eisenbacteria bacterium, a genomic segment contains:
- a CDS encoding glycosyltransferase family 2 protein, which yields MTRLGVSAVIPVYDEADSLRELHAELVRALEGLGRSFEIVYLDDGSRDGSDHVIAELAERDPRVRGLSFRRNFGKSAALAVGFRMARGDWVLTLDADLQDDPAELHKLVVALEGGLDLVSGWKQNRQDPATKTLPSRLFNAVTGMAAGIRLHDFNCGFKLYRREVVESIEVYGELHRFLPALAHWRGFRVGEVAVRHRARRFGKSKFGAARFVNGFLDLLSAAFLSTSALKPLHLFGRIGLLFLTVGIGIGLFFVALWFTGDPIRVRPLMLFGAGLVLLGIQLILMGLLGEMIARIHAPRADYPVRARYNVARELEGVRD from the coding sequence CATGCCGAGCTGGTGCGCGCGCTCGAAGGCCTCGGGCGCTCCTTCGAGATCGTCTACCTCGACGACGGCTCGCGCGACGGCTCCGACCACGTGATTGCGGAGCTTGCGGAGCGCGATCCGCGCGTGCGCGGGCTCTCGTTCCGGCGCAACTTCGGCAAGTCCGCCGCGCTCGCGGTCGGTTTCCGGATGGCGCGCGGGGATTGGGTGCTGACCCTCGACGCCGATCTCCAGGACGATCCCGCCGAGCTCCACAAGCTGGTCGTGGCGCTCGAGGGCGGGCTCGACCTGGTGTCCGGCTGGAAGCAGAACCGCCAGGATCCCGCGACCAAGACGCTGCCGTCACGGCTCTTCAACGCGGTCACCGGCATGGCCGCCGGCATCCGGCTGCACGACTTCAACTGCGGCTTCAAGCTCTACCGCCGCGAGGTGGTGGAGTCGATCGAGGTCTACGGGGAGCTCCACCGTTTCCTTCCCGCACTCGCGCACTGGCGCGGATTCCGCGTGGGCGAGGTGGCGGTGCGCCATCGCGCACGGCGCTTCGGGAAGAGCAAGTTCGGGGCGGCGCGGTTCGTGAACGGCTTCCTCGACCTCTTGTCCGCCGCGTTCCTCTCGACCTCCGCGTTGAAGCCGCTTCATCTCTTCGGGCGCATCGGGCTCCTGTTCCTGACCGTCGGGATCGGCATCGGTCTGTTCTTCGTGGCCTTGTGGTTCACCGGCGATCCGATTCGCGTGCGGCCGCTCATGTTGTTCGGCGCCGGCCTGGTGCTGCTCGGGATCCAGCTCATCCTCATGGGGCTCCTCGGCGAGATGATCGCTCGCATCCATGCGCCGCGCGCAGACTACCCGGTGCGCGCACGCTATAACGTGGCCCGCGAGCTCGAAGGAGTGCGGGATTGA
- a CDS encoding nucleotidyltransferase family protein, whose translation MFVLAGGLGTRLAHAIGDLPKALAPVAGRPFLERQIGWLSGQGLGDIVLCVGHGAEQVERAFGNGEKLGVRLQYSRETQPLGTAGALAQARSFLLGPSLVMNGDTLAELDLWALERARWERGAVGALALFRLDDAQASGRVECDDDGHVTRFVEKDAGHVGPAWVSGGCYAFGPELWDALPSGASSLERDVLPGLASARQLVGHAAEGSFWDIGTPQGLERAERRFAS comes from the coding sequence GTGTTCGTGCTCGCGGGGGGCCTCGGGACCCGTCTCGCGCACGCGATCGGCGATCTGCCCAAAGCGCTGGCGCCCGTCGCCGGCCGTCCGTTCCTCGAGCGGCAGATCGGCTGGCTCTCGGGCCAGGGCCTCGGCGACATCGTGCTGTGCGTGGGACATGGCGCGGAGCAGGTGGAGCGAGCGTTCGGCAACGGAGAGAAGCTCGGGGTCCGGCTCCAGTACTCACGCGAGACGCAGCCGCTCGGCACCGCCGGAGCGCTCGCCCAGGCGCGGTCGTTCTTGCTCGGCCCGAGCCTGGTGATGAACGGCGACACGCTCGCCGAGCTCGATTTGTGGGCGCTCGAGCGCGCCCGCTGGGAGCGCGGGGCGGTGGGTGCGCTGGCGCTCTTCCGGCTCGACGATGCGCAGGCCAGCGGGCGTGTCGAGTGCGATGACGATGGCCATGTGACCCGGTTCGTCGAGAAGGACGCCGGCCATGTGGGCCCGGCCTGGGTGAGCGGCGGCTGCTACGCGTTCGGCCCGGAGCTGTGGGATGCGCTTCCTTCCGGAGCCTCCTCGCTCGAGCGCGACGTGCTGCCGGGGCTCGCGAGCGCCAGGCAGCTCGTCGGGCACGCGGCCGAAGGCAGCTTCTGGGACATCGGGACCCCGCAAGGCCTGGAGCGCGCCGAGCGCAGGTTTGCTTCGTGA
- a CDS encoding GHMP kinase, whose product MSDRAYFRARAPLRLSFCGGGTDVSPYPEEHGGLVLAATINQYAYASLSPRRDSRVTLASLDYDMSVKYDHPRGLAFDGQLDLLKAAIRALQVKRGLDLWVHSDAPPGSGLGSSSTMMVALIGVLSAWLQRPLSCDETAELAYRVERVDLGLAGGRQDQYSAAFGGFNFIEFHRDANVVNPLRVQPGVIRELEYRLLLCYLGQTRQSARIIERQTENYRAGRKGTVEALHDLKQRTLEMKKALLLGDVDAMGELLHQAWTSKKKLERGISNTRVDRLYALARREGAIGGKMPGAGGGGYFLLLTRFDRKHRVAAALEKHGAQAVRFQFEPHGLETWSSRHSGRRARRAR is encoded by the coding sequence GTGAGCGACCGCGCCTATTTCCGCGCGCGCGCGCCGCTGCGCCTGAGCTTCTGCGGCGGCGGCACCGACGTGTCGCCCTATCCGGAGGAGCACGGCGGCCTGGTGCTCGCGGCCACCATCAACCAGTACGCCTACGCCTCGCTCTCGCCGCGTCGCGACTCGCGCGTGACGCTGGCCAGCCTCGACTACGACATGTCGGTCAAGTACGACCACCCGCGGGGGCTCGCTTTCGACGGCCAGCTCGACCTGCTCAAGGCCGCGATCCGCGCGCTCCAGGTGAAGCGCGGGCTCGACCTCTGGGTTCACTCCGACGCGCCGCCGGGATCAGGGCTGGGATCGTCGTCGACGATGATGGTGGCGCTCATCGGCGTGCTCTCCGCGTGGCTCCAGCGTCCGCTCTCGTGCGACGAGACCGCGGAACTGGCGTATCGGGTCGAACGCGTCGACCTCGGGCTCGCCGGCGGCCGCCAGGATCAGTATTCGGCGGCGTTCGGAGGATTCAACTTCATCGAGTTCCATCGCGACGCGAACGTGGTGAATCCGCTGCGCGTGCAGCCGGGCGTGATCCGCGAGCTGGAGTACCGGCTGTTGCTCTGCTACCTGGGGCAGACCCGGCAGTCGGCGCGCATCATCGAGCGGCAGACCGAGAACTACCGCGCCGGGAGGAAGGGCACGGTGGAGGCGCTCCACGATCTCAAGCAGCGGACGCTCGAGATGAAGAAAGCGCTGCTGCTCGGCGACGTCGACGCGATGGGGGAGCTGCTCCACCAGGCGTGGACCAGCAAGAAGAAGCTGGAGCGCGGCATCTCGAACACGCGGGTCGACCGCCTGTACGCGCTGGCGCGCCGCGAAGGCGCGATCGGGGGCAAGATGCCGGGCGCCGGCGGCGGCGGGTATTTCCTGCTGCTCACCCGGTTCGACCGCAAGCACCGCGTGGCGGCGGCGCTCGAGAAGCACGGCGCCCAGGCGGTGCGGTTCCAGTTCGAGCCGCACGGGCTCGAGACCTGGTCGTCCCGCCACTCCGGAAGGCGTGCGCGACGGGCGCGCTGA